The Opitutaceae bacterium nucleotide sequence GAGGAGCGCAACCTGACCCGCTACGATGTCTGGAACGCCGAGGAGTGCTTCCTGACCGGAACTGCGGCCGAGGTGGTCCCCGTGGTCAAGGTGGACGGACGAGAGATCGGGGCGGGCAGGCCCGGTCCGGTCACGGCGCGTTTCCTGGAAGCCTTCCACGAGAGGGTATCGACGGATGGGACGATGATCTGAGAAGTCGGGTCGCGAGAAGGTCGGAAGGTCTTAAGGTCTAAAAGTCGAAGGTCATCCGGCTTCTCTTTGATACGCCGGGACATGGCGGGTGGAAGACTTGAGGCGCGCCCAGCGGTCACGCCCTACCGGAACAGGTTGTGCCTGAGGGGTGGGGGCACCGCGGCAGAGCGCGGTGGTTACATCCGGGGGGAGTTGAAAGGGGCATTCGCCCGGGTGGTGGGAATGGGTTGCCTTCGAGGGGACTTGTGCCAATATCGGGGGGATTGGGCACTCAGAATCGGGTTGCGTGTCCGATTAATGACTTGGGCCCCTTCTCCCGAACGTTCTTTCTGACCCGGATCTCCTTCCGCTGGCGTGATTTGCCTGTGAAATCGAACGGAGGTGCGATCTGGATTCGATTAACTCTTTCATCCGTAGTATAGTGCACTCATGGGAAAATCCCTCAAATGCGACCTTTGCGACAAACCGGCGACGGTTCACCTGACCCAGATTGTCAATAATCAGATTCACAAACTGGACCTGTGCGAATCCTGTGCGGCCGCCAAAGGGGTGACGGACCCGAACGGATTCTCCCTGGCGGACCTTCTGGTCAAAGGTGGCGAAGCCGGTGGGGGTCCGGTCGAGGAGTTGGGTATTGTCTGTGAGCATTGCGGATTCACCCAGAAGGACTTCAAGCGTCTCGGCCGACTGGGTTGTCCCTCCTGCTACGAGGTCTTCATGCCTCTGCTGGAGCCGGTTCTCGCCAATATGCACAAGGGTGTCTCCCACCTTGGCAAGGTACCGGCCAAAGCGATCGCCCGCCGTTCCGTGGCGGAACGGGTCGCCGAGCTTGAGGCCAAGCTTCAGGCTGCGGTGAACGAAGAGAAATACGAGGACGCGGCCCGTTACCGCGACGAGATCAAGCTTGTCCGGGAGAGCGCAGAGTCCAGCGCAGTCAATTGACCCATGGAAATCGGCCCCTTATTGGAATCGCGTTCCGATGTGATTGAGACGACCGGCCAGCGTGGCGCGGTCGTCCTGATGACGCGTATTCGTTTTGCCCGCAATCTGGTCAAGCATCCCTTTCCGGGATGGGCCAAAGAGTCCCAGCGCCGGGAAATTCTGGCCAAGTGCCTGCCGGCCGTGGCCCGCCTTTCCCAGATGAAGCGGGGCTTCAGCCTGGAAATCGACAACCTTTCCGAACTGGAGAAGCAGATCCTGCACGAACGGCACCTGATCAGCCGGGAGTTGATGGCGGTCAAGGGCGGCTCCGGACTCGTGGTCAGCCGCGACCAGTCGCATGTCGTCATGATCAACGAGGAGGATCACCTGCGAATCCAGGTCCTGCGCGGCGGCTTCCATTTTCGAAAAGTCTGGAACACGATCAACGGGGTCGACTCGGCCCTCGAAGAAGAGCTCGACTACGCTTACGATTCCAAGCTGGGTTTCCTAACTGCCTGTCCAACAAACATCGGCACGGCGATGCGGGCCTCCGCGATGATGCATCTGCCGGCTCTTGTCCTGGCCGGACAGATGGAGAAGGTGGTCCGGGCAGTCAACCAGTTGGGGATCGCGGTGCGCGGTCTCTTCGGCGAGGGATCCGACGCGAGCGGGAGTATTTTCCAGATTTCGAATCAGACCACTCTGGGCGAAAGCGAGGAGGAGATCATCAAGCGCCTGACCTCGGTCCTGAACACGATCATCGAGCAGGAAATCAATGCGCGGGAGAAGTTGCTTGAGAATGAATCAAGCCGGGTTTTCGACAAGATTGGCCGCGCTTACGGGATTTTGCAGAATGGGCATCTTTTAAGCTCTGCAGAGTCGATGAATCTTCTTTCCCTTGTGCGCCTCGGCGTTGACTTCCAGATGTTTCCGGAGACGGTGCGCACGGCGGTGGATCGTCTTTTCATCGATTGCCAGCCCGGACACATTCAGTATCTGGCCGGCAAGTCGATCGATTCGAAAGACCGCGATGGATTCCGGGCGAGCCACCTTCGCTCCGAGTTCGAGAAGGTCGAAAAACCCACATTCAAGATTGGCGGTGAGCCCGAGTGAACGCCTGAACCCCGAATTTACATGGAACCGATGAACAATTTTACGCCGCGAGCCCAGCAGGTCCTGGCCCTGGCTCGGAAAGAGGCCGACCGTTTTCACCACAACTACGTCGGGACGGAGCACCTTTTGCTCGGACTGATCAAGTTGGGTCAGGGGGTGGCCGTGAGCGTCCTCGTCAAAATGGGACTCGACCTTGAAACCGTCCGCTCGGCGGTGGAGAAGCAGGTCGGGACCGGTCCCGAGGGCAAGAGCGCAGGCAGCATCCCTTACACGCCCCGGGTCAAGAAAGTCCTCGCCCTCGCCGGCAAGGAAGCGAAAGCCCT carries:
- a CDS encoding UvrB/UvrC motif-containing protein; this translates as MGKSLKCDLCDKPATVHLTQIVNNQIHKLDLCESCAAAKGVTDPNGFSLADLLVKGGEAGGGPVEELGIVCEHCGFTQKDFKRLGRLGCPSCYEVFMPLLEPVLANMHKGVSHLGKVPAKAIARRSVAERVAELEAKLQAAVNEEKYEDAARYRDEIKLVRESAESSAVN
- a CDS encoding protein arginine kinase, yielding MEIGPLLESRSDVIETTGQRGAVVLMTRIRFARNLVKHPFPGWAKESQRREILAKCLPAVARLSQMKRGFSLEIDNLSELEKQILHERHLISRELMAVKGGSGLVVSRDQSHVVMINEEDHLRIQVLRGGFHFRKVWNTINGVDSALEEELDYAYDSKLGFLTACPTNIGTAMRASAMMHLPALVLAGQMEKVVRAVNQLGIAVRGLFGEGSDASGSIFQISNQTTLGESEEEIIKRLTSVLNTIIEQEINAREKLLENESSRVFDKIGRAYGILQNGHLLSSAESMNLLSLVRLGVDFQMFPETVRTAVDRLFIDCQPGHIQYLAGKSIDSKDRDGFRASHLRSEFEKVEKPTFKIGGEPE